A stretch of DNA from Chitinivorax sp. PXF-14:
AAGGACACTACCCCCTCAAGATAGCGCGTCTACCAATTCCGCCACATCCGCGAAGAGGGCCGAATTCTACAACAGCTTTTGCTTTTGTGTACAGAAAACATTGCCTGGCGCGCAAAAAATGTCGCAACGCGCCCATATTGTCATCGAAATGGCCGACCATCCGTTAATACGGCCAGGGGGCGGCTTGGCGCCCCAACGTAAAATCGGGGTCATGCCATGAAAACAGACAACAAGCACATCCGCTATCTGGCAGAACATCTGCTGCACACCGGCATCGGGGGCCTGGGCGAACGCGAACGCATCGCGCTGATGCGCATTTCCAAACGGCTGCAGCAGACACGTGCCGAGGGCGCGATTCCGGAAGAAGGCGTCACCCTCGGGGAAAGAATGGCCGACCGCGTCGCCGAGTTCGGTGGCTCGTGGACCTTCATCAGCCTGTTCGGTGCCTTTCTGATCGGCTGGGCGATCCTCAATACCGAGATATTGAGCGAGCGCGCCTTCGACCCCTACCCCTATGTGTTCCTGAACCTGGTGCTGTCGATGCTGGCCGCGATCCAGGCACCGATCATCATGATGTCGCAGAACCGCCAGGCGGCGCGCGACCGCATGACGATGATCCGGGACTTCGAGGTCAACCTGAAATCTGAAGCGGCCATCGTCGAGCTGCACACCCGCATCGACCACCTGACCTGGCAGATGCTGTCGGACCTCGACCACATCAAACGCCAGTACAAGCCGGCCGACGCTGCCGCAGGCGAAGCCGACACCATCGACAAGCCGGCCGAATAGCCGCCAATTGCCTGCAGCTTGCGCCGGCTCAAGCCGCGGGTGACACGAGCAGGCTCAGATGGTTGGCGATGTGCATGACGTGGGCCAGCTCGAAATCGGCATGTTCCAGCGCGCCGTAGGCAAAGTGCGGCGCCAGCGGCCCCTGGTGCGACTGAAAGCGGGCAATGGCCCGGCGCAGGCGGGCTGTTGCCTCGGGCAACGACGTCGCGTCGTCGATGGCTGGCGCGCCCGGTATTGGTTCGTCCAGCGGGTGGCTCATCTTTCCGCGCAGGCGGAATACGGCAAATGCCGCCGACCCCGCCGTCGCCTGAAACAGCCTTGAGCGGGCCTCGGGATAACCATCGAGCGAATAGTCGATGCTCTGCGCACAATGCACCAGCACCTTGGGCAGCGGCCAGCCTTCGCGCACGCCGAAACCAGCCTGATGATCGAACTGGTCGAGCAAGGGCAGTATCTGCCCGAGCGTACGCCACTCGGGCTGCTCGGCGCCCCAGGCCGCCAAGGCCGAGCCGGAAGCCGCCATGGCAAGGCCAGCCTTCAGCAGGCGGCGCCGGGCGCGCTGGTGGGATGCGGGTGGATGGGACATGGCGGGGTTCTCGTGTTCGTGGCGGGCATCCTGGGCGGGCCTCTTAAGACGGGACAGCCTGGGCGGTCCCTCCTAACTATAGTCCGTCACCGCCGGCGCACGCTCAAACCGGCGCGACGAGCAGGCCAGCCACGTTCACCATGAAGTGCACGGCCATCGACGGCCCGAGGCCGCCGGTACGTTCATAAAGCCAGGTCATCAAGCCGGCGAAACACAGCATGCCAAGCGCCCATGCGAGGCCGGCAATCGAGACGGTCGGCCACAGGTAGAGGAAATGCAGCACGTGGCGCGCGCTGAAACAGACGGCGGCAATCACGAACGCTGCCACGCCCGGCATGCGCGACTTCAGCACCCCGTACAGATAGCCGCGGTAGAACAGTTCCTCGCCGATTGGCGCCCACAGCAGTACGAACACGCCAAAGATGCCCTGGGCCGCGAGCGGCGACAGGCCAGTACGATACGCGACCATCTCGACCAGGCGCGCGGTCGCGCCGGATATCGAATAGAACGCCTGCCCCCCAAGCCCCATCCGCTGCAGCAGCAGATCGTAGCCTAGGGTGAACACGCCGGAATCGACCGCGATCGCCAGCACGGCCACGATGGTCGTGATTCGCCACAACGGCCGGCCATGCAGGCGCGTCGGCCGGATCGGCGCTATCCCGACGAGATTCGGAATGAGCAGGGCCAGCGCGCCATAGACGACGAAATACGGCGCCCATGGCGCAACCGTCGATTCGAGCGCACATACCGTGCTGATCGCAAGTGTGACCAGCAAGGCCCCCGGTGTGCTGGCGAGCCAGCTACGCAGGCCCGCGGCAAGTGGCGTCCGGCAGGCGGTGGCGGTGATGGTCGGCGGGTTCACGTTGGGTTCGGCCAGAGGCGCGGTTCAGTTGGGTGGCTCGGTAGCCGGCATTCTAGCGGTGAACAACTGTTTGCGGGTAAACGCGAACAAGGCAAGGGCGGCACAGCACGGCAAGCAGGTCTTCCAGCCTGCGCGGCGAGAAGATGGGCTGGAGGCCGCGCTCCTTCAGCACGGCCGAATAGCTCGATACGCCAAACGATACCAGGTAAAGCCACGCACGCTGCCAGCGCTTGAATTGCACGGGCCGGCCTGACACGACCACGCACAGCACCAAGCCGGCACCGATGACGGTGCCACTGCCTAGCGAAATGAGCCAGATGCGCAGCGAGCCATCGAAGTTGAAAACGGCCATCGCCAGATACCAGATCAGGTAGCACCATCGTCTCTCCCGCCCGCGATAGCCCAACAGCCGAAGCATGGCTATCACCGTGCGCCCTCCTGCGCTGACCTGCCGGCTCAGCCGCCGCCAAATTGCCCGACCAGGCGTTGCAGCAGTTCATCGTCAGACTGGAACTGCAGCCGGATCAGCACATTGCGGTCGGCCTCATCCTCCGCGCCGGCGCGCGCATCGCTCTTGCCGCGGCCAGCGCCGGTCAGCCGTGCGAGCAGCGCCTCGCGGTGCGGCAGCGCATTCATACCGGCGATGTACAGCAGCACGCTGCCGGCCCGCTGCAGGCTCAGGCTCATATTGGTGTCGTAGTCGCCGGACTGGCTCGTGTGCCCCTCCACCACCACGCGCTGCACCTCATGCGCGAATTCAGGCTTGGCGAAGATCACCTCGGTGAAGATCGGCATGATCTGCTGCAGCCGCGCGGCCCCCTCGGGCTTGAGCTCGTGGCGGCCGTGATCGAAGAACACGCGGTCGGGCAGCACCATCTCGCCCTGCGCGGTCACACCGACATCGACGCCGGCACGGCGCAGCTCGCCCTGCAGCGTGCTCAGGATGGCCGTACGGGTGACTTGGCTGCGCTCCTTCAGGCTGACGATTTCGAGCATCGCCACCACGTAGAGCAGCGCAAAGGTCAGCAGGATGGCCGACAGGAACTCGCGCAGCGACAGGATCGAGTAATCATCCTCGGGCTCGGCATGCGGCAGCGTAGCGGTCCAGTGGATCACGAGTCGGCTCCTTCAGCGAGTTTGGCGAGCAGCCGGCGCTGCTGCGTGGCAGCCATGGCCTGGCTGCTCTCGCTCAGCGATTGCACGGCCTGCGTGGCCGTCACCAGCTCGCGCACCACGCTGTCGATGCGCGTCACAATACGCTCGGCCGCGCCGTCGAGCTGCTTGAAGAAACCCTCGGTGCCCCGGCTGGCGGCACTGAAATAATGCTCGGCAGCACTCGGCAGGTGATGGCTGATGTCCTCCAACTGCGCCGAGACGGCCTGCAGCGCGGCGCGCGCCTCGCGCAAGCCCTGCGCCTCTTTTGCCGCCTGCTCGGCCAGCGTGGTGTCGCGGCGCGACAGCTGGGTGAGCAACGCCTGGGCTTCCTGCAGATCGAGCTGGGCAGCGAGCTGGCCGACCGCGCCAGTCGCCTCGACCAGCTTGCCGAAGCTCGCCTCCCACTCGGCATGCATGGCGGCACGGCGCCCGGCCTCGGTGTCGAAGGCGAGGCGGAACGCCGACACCGCGTCGAGCAAGCCTTCGCGCTGATGCCCGAGGCTTTGTTCGAGCAAGGGCTGTTGCTGGGCAAAGAATCCCTGCAAGCCGTCGCGGAAATCGTCGCGCAGCCGCAGCATCTCGTCGGCCGCCGTCTGGCGCAGGCCCACGAGCTGGCTGCCGAGACCGCCCAGCGTATCGTCGAGCCCTCCCCTGGCCGCGTCGAGCGAGCCGACGGCGCGCGAGTGGATCTGCTCGAAGCTCTGGCGGTAGTCCTGGTACAGCGCGGCCTCCTGCTGCTGGCGCGTCTGCAGTAGCTCGCTGAAGCGGCTCTGCTGTTGCTCCAGCGTACTGTCGAACATGCGGCGGATGCGTTCGAGATCGGTTTCGGCCGCCTGGCGCACCGCATCGAGATGCAGGTCGAGCCCGGCCAGTGTCGCGCTGAGCTTGCGCCGCGCGTTGTCCATCACGCTCGCGGCACTGTTCTGCAGCTCGACGAAGGTCTCGCGGTAGGTCTCCATCAACGCCTTTTCCTCGGCCTGGCGCATCGACAGCGCCTTGTTGAATTCCTGCGCGAACTGCTGCAGCGCGGCGTTCACCTTGCCATCGAAATCATCGACGGTGCGGCTGAAGGTGTTGAACGGCTCGCGGATGTTCTCCGAGAAGGTTTTCAGATCGGTCGCCGCGGCCGTGAGCAGGGTCATCGACTGGCCGTGGATCACGCGCAGATCCTCGACTGCCGCCGGCAGCGGGCGCAGCACGTCGAGCGCCTCGCCCATGGTGTCGACGGCGGGCTTGAGCAGCTTCTGCATATCGAACACAGCGCGCTGCAGCGACTCCTGCAGCTTGAGCGCCGTCACCAGATGGGCGTTGAGTGTGGAGACTTCGTCTGCCGTGCGCTTCATCGGCAGCAGCGAGGCTTCATGTGCACGGCGCGACTCATCGGCAGCCTGGCGCTGCCAGCCCTCGGTGGCCAGACGGCGCCACTTGCGCACCTGTATCGTCAGCGCGGACTGGAACAGGTTGAACAGCGCGGCCGACGACAGGCCCACGAGCGAGGTGTAGAACGCCGTCTTCATGCCCTCGACCAGCGTGCGCGCCGAGGCGATGATCTCCTGCGAGCTGTCGGTATTGCCGAAATGGGCCAGGCCGGCGGTGATGCCGCCGAAGGTGCCGAGCACCCCCATCGCCGTCAAGAGCGGCGCGGCAAAGCGAAAGCCGCTCTGCGGCTCGGGATGGGCGAGAAAACGCGGGTAATCGCCCGATGCCTTGGCGCCTAGGTAGGCGTGGCGATAGCGATCCCAGGCAACCCACTGCGTGAACAGGCAAACCAGCAGCAACACCAGCGTGGCACCCACGCAGATGTCGGTGTCGCCGAACACCTGCCTGAGCAGCACGAACAGCGGATGAAACCATTCAACGGGGGGTGGGGACATAACATTTGCTCCAGCGATAGAAATGACGATGCCGGTGCGCGAGGGCCTGGCCCTGACGCGAGGCTCGATGCCGAGCCCGGCTGAATCTTGCTGGTGGAGAAATGTCGTTATGAGAATGCAGCGAGTGCCAAAACCTGGCTGTAAGCCAAGCCTGGCGCGGCCTCATGAAAATGGCATGAGGCACCGGGCTGAGTCTAGCGCACGGGCCGGCCGGCGTCTACCTTGGCATGGCCGAATCAGCACGGCACGAGGAATCAACCGTTCATCGCGCGCCGCTTGTGAAGGCAAGCCGTTGAGAATAAAGTGAAACACTGAATTCGATCACGGTGGCGCCACACCAGGCGAAACCTCTCCGCGTGGATTTTCATCGCGGATACCGCAGGAGACCGGCCCATGCTGCAATCAATCAATACCAACCTCGGTTCGCTCAACGCGCAAAACCAGTTGGGGGCGGCGCAGTCGGCACAGCACAAGTCGCTCGAGGCGTTGTCGTCCGGCAAGCGCATCAATTCGGCCGCGACCGACCCGGCCGGCTCGGCTATCGTGCAGATCTTCGCGGCGCAGATCGCCGGCAGCAACCAGGCCGCGTCCAACCTCAACGACGGCGTATCGCTGACCGAAGTCGCCGACGGTAACCTGTCCCAGCTGCAATCGAACACCGACCGCCTGCGCGAACTTGCCGTGGTAGCCGGCAACGGCACCCTGTCCGGCAGCGACCGTGAAGCACTGCAGGCGGAAGCAAACCAGCTGACGCAGTCCAACGCGGATATCGTGCAGCAATCGAGCTTCAACGGTGTGTCGTTGCTGCAGGGTGGCGCCACGCTCAACTTCCAGTCCGGCCCCAATGCCGGCAACCAGATCGGCGTCACGACGGGCAATCTTTCCACCACGCCGGGCAATGGCGGCCTGTTTTCACTGGCCGGTGGCGTGGATCTCAGTTCGGCGGCCTCGGCGACGCAGAGCATCGACAATCTGGATGCCGACATCGGCACGCTCTCCAGCACGCGGGCAAACTTCGGCGCGGCCAGCAGTCAGTTTTCCGAAGCCATATCCAATCTGCAGACCACGTCGGTGAACCTGTCCGCCGCCCAGAGCCGCATCAACGACACCGATTACGCAGCTGAGTCGAGCAACCTGGCGAGCGCGAACATCCGCGCCCAGGCTGCGCTGGCCGTGCAAGCGCAGGCCAATGCGCAGCCGCAGACGGTACTGTCGCTGCTCGGCCGCTAGCCCATGTCGGGCGCGGCTCAGCCGAGCCAGTTCAGCAACTGCTCGTAGACATCCTTCCGATTCAGCAAATCCAGGTGATTGGCGCCATAGGCTATCCACTGCCGCTCTGACGGTATCGGCAAGACGCGTGCGGCATCGCTGTGCTGTCCGAGCGCGCTCATGGTCGGCACCAGGCCATCACCCAGCAGGCGCCCCTTGAGTTCGTCGTCGTGCAGACCAAGCGTGCCCGCGATGGCGAAGCACTGGGTATGTGGCGGCAGCGGCACGAGCTGCCGGTTGTCGTGATGGTGAAAGCGGCCGTGGGTCTGCCAGTCTTCATCCAGCAGGTTGCCATGGCGCAGATCCGTAATGCCGGCGCTGCGTACGTTGCCGATGCGGGTAAAGCGCGCCGTATAGGGGCTGATGCCAAGTACCGTGTTGAGCCAGTTGCCACGTCGCTCGAGCGGCGCGCCATGGTGCGGTGTGCCGACAAAGGCCAGCCTGGCGAGCCTTGCGGGCCAGCTGTGCGCGGCCTCCAGGGCATAGTGGTGGGCGCTGCGTGCAAGCAGGCCCCCCATGCTGTAACCGATGATGTCGAGTTGCTCGATCGGCACGGGCCATGCCTGCACCAGTTGCTCCAGAATGCCGGCAAATTCTCGCCCATTGGTCGATACATGCAGGCCACTGTTGTAGCGCAGGTAGACGACATTGCACCCCAGGGCCCGCGCCAGCGCGGCGCCATGGTCATGCCTACGGCGGTGCCAACTGAGGTCGCTCATGCACAGCCCGTGCACCATCACCATCACCCGCCGCCCGGCGTGCGGGAAGGCATGGGCCAGCGCCTCGCGTTCGAGCCTCAGCGCCTTGCCGTGAACACGCAGTTGCATGGGGATAGCCAGCGGGTTGGCCGATGCCACCAGATAGTCGCCGAGCACGCCGTTGAGCGCGGCCACCATGGGCTCCCGTCCCGGCCAGCCACTGCGCTCGCCCAGCAAGGGCTGCAGCCCGCCAATCAACGCGCCGACGCCCATCCCCGCCAGTTGGGTAATGCCCCGCACCGCGCGGTAGACGCCCCGAGTCGCCGCAGCGACGGGACGATGCAAGCCGCCGCTCCAGCTGCCCGTGCGCTCGACGACGTCGAGATGCACCGCCTCCACCAGATGGGTGATCTGCGTCACCGCATCGGTCGTCAGGCGGCTCAGCCCCCGCAGATCCTGCACATGATTACTCTTGCCCGACATCGCCAGCTCCTTCGACAAGGCACATTCGATGGCTAGCACGCTACTCGAGTTAACAAATGTTCACAAGCTCGCCGAGCGTGTCCGACGTCGGGCCGCCGCACGGCGGGCACGGCAAAACCGGTTACACTGGGAAAAACGGATCACCTCGTCACGCCTATGAGAATCGCCCTGTTCAGTGACCTGCACGCCAATCGCGAGGCATTGGCCGCCTGCCTTGCCCACGCGGCCCAACGTGGCTATGACCGGCTCGCCTTTCTGGGCGACCTAGTCGGCTACGGCGCCGATCCCGGCTGGGTGGTGGATCAGGTGATGGACCATGCGAACAAGGGGGCCTGGGTCGTGCAGGGCAATCACGACCTTGCTGCAGTACAGGCCGGCAGCCTCACCATGGCGGCCGATGCCAATCGCGCCGCGCAGTGGACGAGCGGGCAGCTGAGCGAGGTGCAGCGCCGTTTTCTGTCTGGCCTGCCACTCAGGCTCGAACACGACGACTGCCTGTTTGTCCACGCCAACGCCTGGGCGCCCGGCGACTGGGGCTATATACACGGCGACAAGGAGGCCGCACACAGCCTGCAGGCGACCCCGCTGCGCTACACGCTGTGCGGGCACATGCACCCGCAGGCGCTGTATCACCTGGCGGGCTCGCAGCGCGCCAGCAGCCATACGCCGACGGCCGGTGTTGCCATCCCCCTGAGCCGCATGCGGCGCTGGCTGGCGGTGGTGGGCTCGGTTGGCCAGCCACGCGACGGCAACCCGGCGGCCTGCTACGCGGAGTTTGACCTGGCGCAATCTGAAATCACCTTCCTGCGCGTACCCTACGATCACGACAGCGCTGCCCGCAAGATACGCCAGGCCGGCCTGCCCGCGCGGCTTGCCGATCGGCTCGCCAGCGGCACCTGAGAAGGGAGTCAGCATGCGGCAAGTCAAGCCGGGAATGGAGATCGACGGCTATCTGCTGGAAGAGAAATTGCACCAGGGCGGCATGGCCACCATCTGGCGCGTCAGCCACACCGGCATGACAGCGCCGCTGGTGATGAAGATCCCACGGCTCAAGAGCGTGGACGACCCGACCGCGATCGTCGGCTTCGAGGTCGAGCAGATGATCATGAAAAAGCTCAGCGGCCCCCATGTGCCGACGTTCTACGCCGCGAGCGACCTCACCGATCAGCCCTACATCGTCATGGAGCGCATCGACGGCCAGCCCCTGTCGCAACGGCTGGACAGCCTGCCGCTCGACATCGACGAAGTGGCCGATATCGGCCGGCACATCGCCACCGGCCTGCACCAGCTGCACCGCCAGCATGTGATCCATCTCGATGTGAAGCCCAGCAACATCATGTTTCGGCCCAGCGGCGAGGCGGTGTTCGTCGACTTCGGCCTGTCGCGCCACGATCAGCTCCCCGATCTGCTCGCCGAGGATTTTCGCCTGCCGCTGGGCACCGGGCCCTACATCTCGCCCGAGCAGGTGCTGCATGTACGCAACGACCCGCGCAGCGACCTGTTCGCAGTAGGCGTCCTGCTTTATTTCCTGCTCACCGGCAAGCGGCCGTTCGGCTTTCCCACCACCGTCGCCGGGCTGCGCAAACGGCTCTATAGCGACCCGGCCCCGCCGATCTCGTTGAGGCCGGATTGCCCGCCCTGGCTGCAGGAGATCATCCTGCGTTGCCTGGCGGCCGAGCCCGCCCAGCGTTACGGCAGTGCGGCAGAGCTGGCCATGCAGCTGCAACATCCGGAACAGGTCGTGCTCACCGAGCGGGCCGCCAAGCGCAAGACCGACGGGCTCGGCACGGTTGCGCGGCGCTGGCTGAAGTCACTGGGCACCGAGGCGCTCAGCGGCCAGTCGGCCGAGCAGCAGACCAACCGCGCGCTGATGCTGATGGTGGCGGTCGATCTCACGCACGGCGAGGATGCGCTCTCGGACAAGTTACGCTTCATGTCCAACCGCATCCTGCAGATCGAGCCCGAGGCCCGCGTTGCCTGCGTGTCGGTGCTCAAGACACACCGCATCGCGCTGGACCTGAACGAGGACAGCGAGGGGCGCAATGCCCACCTGCAAAAGCTGATCGCCCTCAAGCACTGGTCTCGCGGCCTCAGCGCCCAGGGCGAGCGGGTGACGCACCATGTGCTGGCCCACTATGACCCGGCCAGCGCGCTACTCGAACATGCCGAGCGTTGCCAGGTGGACCATCTGCTCCTGGGCGCGCGCGGCAGCTCGCGCCTGCGGCGCCATCTGGGTAGCGTATCGGCCGAAGTGGTGGCCCGGGCGACCTGCTCGGTCACCGTGGTACGCGCCGACATGCCGAGCCCGCATCAAGCGGATGACCCCGCTACCGGCGACAAGCGACGAGGAGACGAACTGCCGGAATGCCCTTGATTGTGCGCCCATCTTGCGTTAGGCCTCTCATGAATACAGCCGAGCTTGTCATCTCGCCTCACGACGGAGCAATCCATCTAAGCGGCTATAGCTTGGCGCTTCGCAGCGGGCGGAGAAAAGAAGATGTCCGCAAAGCGCTTGCCCCTTTGTTCAGGCAAGAACACGCAATGGGCAACGGCTATGAATGGCTCTCGTTTCACAAGGTCACCCTCGGAAAGCAACCTTGTGGGTTCGCTGCCGGTTTCAACCACGGGGCATTAACGGAAGTCCATTTCAGCGTATCGCTGCCAGACGCAAAGCTCGAAGGTGGTTGGCCTACTCGTGAGGCCATTGAAGAAGAACTCGCTTTTGTCCGGTCACAACTCAATGCACAGTTAGGCACTGAACCGGACGCCGCCTCAACAGCATTCCCTTGGGGCACTGTATGGTCAATGTCCGACCCAAAGGGCTTCCAAGCCAATTCAGGAGTCAGGTATGCGTAACTCAGCCGCCTCCGCATCTGTCACCAGCCTAACTGGCTGTTCAACGCAGACGGCTGACCTGGGCGATGGACGTGCGGTCTGGAGCGCTGAGCTATATTGGAATCACCCGCTCACGGATTCGCCTCAGCCAGGAGTTGCTCGATGCCAATCTTCGTCAGCGCGTCGGCCCGACGCGATTCCCTGCGCTACCTGCTCTACCTGTATCTGTGGCCATTCTGGATGTTCAAGGACGCAGACAACGGCTCGCTGCTGGAGCGCGCAGCAGCCTATCGCCACAACCGCGAACAGCGCATTTACCTGCCCGCCTACATCCTCAAATGGACCATCATCTTTTTGTTGTCGCTCGGCTCGCTGCAATTGATCGAGCTGGTCGGCAGCACTTGCCTCGACTGGCGCATGCCCTGCGTGATGCTGGCCAGCGCAACCGGCATCTTCGCCTCATGGGCCTTCGTGGTGACCACGCAGATCACCGTGGCTTACGTCCTGCTCTGCCGCTGGAAGCAATGAAACGGCACCGCTTGCCCTGCCGGGTTCAAACGGCTGGCACAGCAGCCTTGCCGACCACCGTCACGGTGATGTCCAAGCCATCGAGCAAGCTCGTCGGCTCATCCGTCAGCAACAGGTCGATGGCCTGCAGCGGTGCCACATGGTGCGACACCACCTGCCCGAACTTGCAGTGGTCGGCCAGCAGCACCACCTTGACGCCACATTCGAGCATGCTGCGCTTCACCTCGGCATCCGGTGCATAGGTCGCGGTGATGCCCGCCTTGGGGTGCACCGCGCATACGCCAAGAAAGGTCCAGTCCGCCCGGTAGCGCCTGATCGCAGCCTCGGCCAGGGGCCCGCTGAAATGGCGGTCCTCGCGGTTCCATACGCCCCCGGTCAACACCAGCTCCACCTCGGCATCATCGACGAACAGTGCGGCGATATCGAACGAGTTGGTGACGATGGTCAGCGGCCTGGCTGTCAGATGGCGCGCCAGCTCGAGCGTGGTCAACCCGGCATCGAGGATGACGGTCTGGTGCGGCTCGACCAATGCGGCAGCGGCCTGCCCGATGCGGGTTTTGGCCTCCGGCAGCAGCTGGGTGCGCACTCGCCACGGCATGTGCGCCGTATCGAGCGCAACCGCACCACCATGGGTTTTCTGCAAAAAGCCCTGCTCGGCCAGCTCACGCAGATCGCGGCGTATCGTGTCTTCCGATACCGCGTAGTGCTGCGCAAGCGTAGCAACCTCGACCCGCCCGGTGCGGGTCAGGTCGTCCAGGATCAATTTGCGTCTTTCTTCGGCGAACATGGTCGCCATCATATCATCCCTTCACATTCATGCATCTTTTTGCGTTTTTATGCACAAATAGGCAGAATACCGTGCAACAATCAGCATGAATTCGTAAAAAGAGGCACCACCATGCATAACCTACAAAGTTTCTATGCCGGAATATGCTTCGACATGGATGGTGTGCTGACGGATACCGTCCCGTTTCATGACGAAGCATGGCGGCTGTTCGCGCGCGAACATCTTGGCCTCGACCTCGCGCCGAACGACCCGCGGGTGCACACCGGTACGTCGGTGGAAATCCTCATGCGTCTGGCGGGTGTATCACGTGAGCAGGCGCTCCGCATGAGCCAAACGAAAGAAGCCATGTTCAAGTGGCTCGCAACCGGCAGGCTACGCCCCCTGCCCGGCCTGAGCGACTACCTCGCATGGCTCGATCAGCACGGCATCCCGACTGCGCTGGTAACCAACGCGCCGCTGGAAAACGTCGACTTCACCCTGGCGGAACTCGGGCTGGAAAGCGCCTTCGATCATATCATCGCGGCCGAGCATAGCCCGCAAGGCAAGCCAGACCCGACGCCCTACCTGATCGGCGCTCGTCAGCTGGGCCTGGCGCCCGGCGACTGCCTCGTGCATGAAGACAGCGCGGCAGGCATCCGTGCCGCCACCCTAGCCGGCATGGATGTCGCCGCGCTCCGCACCACGCTCAGCGGTGCGGAGCTCAGCGAGCTCGGCGCAAAATGGAGCAGCTCGGATTACCGCCAATGGCTGTCAACACTGGAGACATGGCAATGAAAATCGAGCATGTCGCCATCTGGGTGCACGATCTGGAGCGGATGCGGCAGTTCTATTGCAGTACGTTCGGCGCCTGGGCATCGGACAAGTATTGCAATGAGCGAACCGGCTTCGAGTCCTATTTCCTGCATTTCGAGGATGGCGCGCGGCTGGAGCTGATGCACCGCGAAGACATCGCACGGAAGCAGGCCGACACCATGCTGGGTCTGGGACATCTGGCGATTGCGGCCGGTAGCGCACAAAAGGTGGAGGAGCTGACCGAACAACTGATCAGCCTGGGGTGTACCCACCTCAGCGGGCCACGGCTGACCTGCGACGGCTACTATGAAAGCAGCGTGCTGGACCCCGAAGGCAACGTGCTCGAAATCACCATCTAGGCGCCCGACAGCCGGCCGCTCGTCCGCCCGTGCTTTGTCGCGTCCGGGTACGGGCCGCATAATACGGGCCGAATCGACCAACAAGGAGACAGCATGTCGGCCCTCCCCTCACTCAGCGCCGCCGAAGCCCGCATCGTGGCCGTCCTCTCGGAAAAACAGCGTACCGTCCCCGACACCTATCCGCTCTCACTCAACGCCCTGGTCGCCGGCTGCAACCAGAAGACCAGCCGCGACCCGGTGATGGAGATCAGCGAGGCCGAAGCGGCAACGGCCATCGACAACCTGAAGTCGTTGTCGCTGGTGGTGGAATCGAGCGGCGGTCGTGTTGCGCGCTATTCGCACAATCTCGACCGGGTGCTGCAGGTCCCATCGCAATCGGTGGCCATACTGACCACCCTCATGCTGCGCGGCCCGCAGACAGCCGGCGAGCTGCGCATCAACTGCGAACGCCTGCACCGCTTTGCCGACATTTCCGCCGTCGAAGGGTTTCTCAACGAGCTGGCCGAACGCTCAAGCGGCGCACTCGTCATGGAGCTGCCACGCCAGCCCGGCTCACGCGAAAACCGCTGGGCCCACCTGTTGTCGGGTACGCCGGAGATCAATCAACTATCCACGCCAAGCACACCGGCAGCAGCGGGCGGAGAGCTTGCCGAGTTGCGCAGCCGGGTCACGGTGCTGGAAGACGAGCTGGCCCAGTTGCGTGCGATTGTGAGCCGCTTGAATCAGGAACTCGGGCTCCCCGATTAGGCAGACCATCTGCACAGCAGCATCGACGGGGTGGGCAGCAAGCCCCGCCCAGCCTCCAACGCCGGCCTCAGT
This window harbors:
- a CDS encoding serine/threonine protein kinase — its product is MRQVKPGMEIDGYLLEEKLHQGGMATIWRVSHTGMTAPLVMKIPRLKSVDDPTAIVGFEVEQMIMKKLSGPHVPTFYAASDLTDQPYIVMERIDGQPLSQRLDSLPLDIDEVADIGRHIATGLHQLHRQHVIHLDVKPSNIMFRPSGEAVFVDFGLSRHDQLPDLLAEDFRLPLGTGPYISPEQVLHVRNDPRSDLFAVGVLLYFLLTGKRPFGFPTTVAGLRKRLYSDPAPPISLRPDCPPWLQEIILRCLAAEPAQRYGSAAELAMQLQHPEQVVLTERAAKRKTDGLGTVARRWLKSLGTEALSGQSAEQQTNRALMLMVAVDLTHGEDALSDKLRFMSNRILQIEPEARVACVSVLKTHRIALDLNEDSEGRNAHLQKLIALKHWSRGLSAQGERVTHHVLAHYDPASALLEHAERCQVDHLLLGARGSSRLRRHLGSVSAEVVARATCSVTVVRADMPSPHQADDPATGDKRRGDELPECP
- a CDS encoding HAD family hydrolase translates to MHNLQSFYAGICFDMDGVLTDTVPFHDEAWRLFAREHLGLDLAPNDPRVHTGTSVEILMRLAGVSREQALRMSQTKEAMFKWLATGRLRPLPGLSDYLAWLDQHGIPTALVTNAPLENVDFTLAELGLESAFDHIIAAEHSPQGKPDPTPYLIGARQLGLAPGDCLVHEDSAAGIRAATLAGMDVAALRTTLSGAELSELGAKWSSSDYRQWLSTLETWQ
- a CDS encoding VOC family protein — protein: MKIEHVAIWVHDLERMRQFYCSTFGAWASDKYCNERTGFESYFLHFEDGARLELMHREDIARKQADTMLGLGHLAIAAGSAQKVEELTEQLISLGCTHLSGPRLTCDGYYESSVLDPEGNVLEITI
- a CDS encoding YceH family protein — encoded protein: MSALPSLSAAEARIVAVLSEKQRTVPDTYPLSLNALVAGCNQKTSRDPVMEISEAEAATAIDNLKSLSLVVESSGGRVARYSHNLDRVLQVPSQSVAILTTLMLRGPQTAGELRINCERLHRFADISAVEGFLNELAERSSGALVMELPRQPGSRENRWAHLLSGTPEINQLSTPSTPAAAGGELAELRSRVTVLEDELAQLRAIVSRLNQELGLPD
- a CDS encoding DeoR/GlpR family DNA-binding transcription regulator, whose translation is MFAEERRKLILDDLTRTGRVEVATLAQHYAVSEDTIRRDLRELAEQGFLQKTHGGAVALDTAHMPWRVRTQLLPEAKTRIGQAAAALVEPHQTVILDAGLTTLELARHLTARPLTIVTNSFDIAALFVDDAEVELVLTGGVWNREDRHFSGPLAEAAIRRYRADWTFLGVCAVHPKAGITATYAPDAEVKRSMLECGVKVVLLADHCKFGQVVSHHVAPLQAIDLLLTDEPTSLLDGLDITVTVVGKAAVPAV